Part of the Shewanella eurypsychrophilus genome is shown below.
TGCTATTCAGGGCAAACTTGCGGCAGGCAGCGCTTCAACAGTTGTGAAGCAGCACAAGCCTATCGTCTCGCGCACAGCACCTGTATTGGCAGCTCCTGTATTGGCAGCTCCTGTATTAGCAGCACCAGCAACGACAGCCCCCAAATTAACAGCACCTGTAAGCCCTACTCCAGTTTTAGGTACCCTTATGACAAATAAAGTAATTACAACGCCTAGCAAAACAATTGACGTTTCAGCGGGTGACATGGCAGCGTTTGCGCAAAACCAACAACTGACTCAAGAAGCTCATCAGGCATTTTTAAAGAGCCGTTCAGCAGGCATGAAAGTGGCCGATGCCCTGCTTAAGCAGCAGTTAGCGCAAGTCACTGGTACTGCTGCACCACAAGTTCTACAGAGTGTAACTTCAATCCCAGCACCTGTTTCATATGCAAATACACTTGCTACGGAAGCGCCTGCAGCTGCTAACTCTTTTCCCAAAGGGAAGGAACTAGCACCTAATCACGCTAACGTAGCGCCATATATTGCGCCGACTCCAGAACTTAAACCCTGTATCTGGAACTATGCAGACTTAGTTGAGTACGCAGAAGGTGATATCGCTAAGGTGTTTGGCTCAGATTACGCCATCATCGACGGCTATTCACGTCGCGTACGTCTGCCAACCACAGATTACTTGCTAGTATCCCGAGTCACTAAACTCGATGCCACCATGAATCAGTATAAGCCCTGCTCCATGACCACTGAGTATGATATCCCGGTTGATGCCCCCTATTTAGTAGATGGTCAGATCCCTTGGGCCGTTGCGGTTGAGTCTGGCCAGTGTGACTTGATGCTTATTAGTTACCTAGGTATCGATTTTGAGAACAAGGGCGAGCGTGTCTATCGCCTGCTTGATTGTACCCTCACCTTCCTTGGCGACTTGCCTCGTGGCGGCGATACCTTGCGCTACGATATTAAAATCAACAACTACGCCCGTAATGGCGAAACCTTACTGTTTTTCTTCTCTTACGAGTGTTTCGTTGGCGATACCATGGTCCTGAAAATGGATGGTGGTTGTGCAGGTTTCTTTACCGACGAAGAGCTTGCAGACGGTAAAGGCGTTATCCGCAGCGAAGATGAGTTGAAAGCGCGCGCACTAGCGGTTAAAAAGACCTTCAATCCGCTGATTGATTGTCCTAAAAATAGCTTCAGTTATGGCGATATCCATAAACTACTGACTGCCGATATCGAAGGCTGTTTCGGCCCAACTCACGCAGGCCCAACACAAGCATCACTGTGTTTCGCATCAGAGAAGTTCTTGATGATCGAGCAGGTCAGCAAGGTTGAACGTAACGGCGGTATTTGGGGACTTGGCTTAATCGAAGGTCATAAGCAGCTTGAAGCAGATCACTGGTACTTCCCGTGTCACTTCCAGGGTGATGAGGTCATGGCAGGCTCATTGATGGCTGAAGGTTGTGGTCAGTTATTGCAGTTCTACATGCTGCATCTGGGCATGCACACGCAAGTAACCAATGGTCGTTTCCAGCCACTTGAAAACGCTTCACAGCAGGTGCGTTGTCGTGGACAAGTACTGCCGCAATCAGGCGTATTGACTTACCGCATGGAAGTGACTGAAATTGGCTTCAGCCCACGCCCATATGCGAAAGCGAATATCGATATCTTGCTGAACGGTAAGCCTGTAGTGGACTTCCAAAACCTAGGTGTGATGATCAAGGAAGAAGATGAGTGTGTTCGTTATCCGACTCTGACAACTAACGCTATTACATCGACAGCGCCCGCGGCTTCTCTTAATAAAAGGCAGCCAGCATCGAAAAATGCGCCATTGATGGCTCAAATTCCCGATCTGACTAAGGCGCCAAACAAGGGCGTTATTCCAATTTCGCACGTTGAAGCGCCAATCACACCAGACTACCCGAACCGTGTACCTGATACAGTACCTTTTACCCCGTATCACATGTTTGAGTTTGCTACAGGTAATATAGAAAACTGCTTCGGCCCAGAGTTCTCTATCTATCGCGGCATGATCCCACCACGTACTCCGTGTGGCGATCTACAGGTAACAACGCGAGTGATTGAAGTCAACGGTAAGCGCGGCGAGTTTAAAAAGCCTTCATCGTGTATCGCTGAATATGAAGTACCACAGGATGCATGGTATTTCGATAAGAACAACCATGAAGCCGTAATGCCTTACTCCATCTTGATGGAAATATCGCTGCAGCCAAATGGCTTTATCTCAGGTTATATGGGTACCACCCTTGGTTTCCCTGGTCTTGAGCTGTTTTTCCGTAACTTAGACGGCGCTGGTGAATTGCTGCGTGAAGTAGACTTGCGCGGCAAGACGATACGCAATGACTCACGTCTACTATCGACCGTTATGGCTGGCACCAACATCATCCAGAGCTTTAGCTTCGAGCTAAGCACAGATGGCGAGCCATTCTATCGCGGTACAGCGGTATTTGGTTACTTCAAGGGTGATGCACTAAAAGATCAACTTGGTCTTGATAACGGTAAAGTGACTCAGCCTTGGCATGTGGCGAAAGGTATTGCTGCCGATACGACGGTAAACCTACTCGACAAGAGCAGTCGTCACTTTAATGCCCCAGCAAGTCAGCCACACTACCGCTTAGCCGGTGGCCAGCTGAACTTTATCGACAAGGTAGAGATCGTCGATAACGGCGGCACCGAAGGTCTAGGTTACCTCTATGCAGAGCGCACCATCGACCCAAGTGATTGGTTCTTCCAGTTCCACTTCCATCAAGATCCGGTTATGCCAGGTTCTCTGGGTGTTGAAGCGATTATCGAAACCATGCAGACTTACGCCATCAGTAAAGATCTTGGCGCTGGATTTAAAAATCCAAAGTTTGGTCAAATTCTGTCGAACATCAAATGGAAGTATCGTGGTCAGATCAACCCACTGAACAAGCAGATGTCTATGGATGTCAGCATCACCTCAGTTAAAGATGTCGATGGTAAGAAGGTCATCACAGGTAACGCGAGCCTAAGTAAAGATGGCCTACGTATCTACGAAGTGTTTGATATTGCAATCTGTATCGAAGAAGCCTAAAAGCTACGCTTTTTTGCTTGAGTTAATGACTAAAGGAGAGCGCTTTAGTCATTAACGGATTTCAAGAATTTTATGTTTAAAAAAACTAAACAGACAAAGAATAATTAAGGGTCAACAATGAATCCTACGACAACAAATGAAAACTTATCGCCATGGCCTTGGGCTGTGAATAACAGCGACATCAGTTTTGATGTAGCGACCATGGAGCATCAACTGAAAGACTTCAGCCGTGGCTGTTATGTCGTCAACCACAGCGAGAAAGGTGTGGGTATTGCCCATGAAGCGCAAGTGGTTACCAACTCAGATACAAGCTCAGTAGTGCAAAATGTACAGCCTGTTAGCGCGTTTGCTCCAGCACTTGGTACTGAAAGCTTAGGTGACAGTAACT
Proteins encoded:
- a CDS encoding beta-ketoacyl synthase N-terminal-like domain-containing protein, with the translated sequence MSSSDKHTHSNSLTKQSKIAIVGIATLYPDAKTPGEFWQNLLDKRDSRSTLTNEKLGANTQDYQGVQGQSDRFYCDKGGYIENFSFDATGYQLPSESLTGLDTSFLWALDTSRKALIDAGITLESASLARTGIIMGALSFPTTRSNDLFLPIYHSAVEKALQDKLGTSAFKLNPTNAQTDRARSETALDNANGAIAHNASKIVADALGLGGAQLSLDAACASSVYSLKLACDYLSAGKADVMLAGAVSGADPFFINMGFSIFHAYPDHGFSVPFDGDSKGLFAGEGAGVLVLKRLDDAERDGDKIYAVVSGVGLSNDGKGQFVLSPNPKGQVKAFERAYAASDIEPKDVEVIECHATGTPLGDKIELTSMETFFEDKLAGSKAPLIGSAKSNLGHLLTAAGMPGIMKMIFAMKEQALPPSINISDAISSPNKLFGTATLPNQVQPWPAKEGNALRHAGVSVFGFGGCNAHLLLESYSVQTASTSHQSVIAPKPQAMKISGLASHFGPLSSINQLNDAVASNSNGFISLPKKRWKGLEKHQELLAEFGLSAAPKGAYVDSFDLDFLRFKLPPNEDDRLISQQLMLMKVTDEAIRDAKLKPGQKVAVLVAMETELELHQFRGRVNLHTQLQESLSAIGVTLSDDEYQALEAITMDSVLDAAKLNQYTSFIGNIMASRIASLWDFDGPAFTISAAEQSVSRCIDVAQNMMTSEALDAVVIAAVDLSGSFEQVILKNSIEPVSIDASAAQNNHGWNVGEGAGAVVLVPSDATSSDGQSSYGEISALAFGQATESNLVVDSLLTQAGVDINTIKVVETTVAPGSLASVSVTHLFPNAISTSADSRVGHSFAAAGMASLLHGLLSLSIQNKSGAAIVANTSENQISQLLISQTAIENSALSTRLSSELKSDAKHQLLKQVTLGGRDIYQHIVDTPLAGLAAIQGKLAAGSASTVVKQHKPIVSRTAPVLAAPVLAAPVLAAPATTAPKLTAPVSPTPVLGTLMTNKVITTPSKTIDVSAGDMAAFAQNQQLTQEAHQAFLKSRSAGMKVADALLKQQLAQVTGTAAPQVLQSVTSIPAPVSYANTLATEAPAAANSFPKGKELAPNHANVAPYIAPTPELKPCIWNYADLVEYAEGDIAKVFGSDYAIIDGYSRRVRLPTTDYLLVSRVTKLDATMNQYKPCSMTTEYDIPVDAPYLVDGQIPWAVAVESGQCDLMLISYLGIDFENKGERVYRLLDCTLTFLGDLPRGGDTLRYDIKINNYARNGETLLFFFSYECFVGDTMVLKMDGGCAGFFTDEELADGKGVIRSEDELKARALAVKKTFNPLIDCPKNSFSYGDIHKLLTADIEGCFGPTHAGPTQASLCFASEKFLMIEQVSKVERNGGIWGLGLIEGHKQLEADHWYFPCHFQGDEVMAGSLMAEGCGQLLQFYMLHLGMHTQVTNGRFQPLENASQQVRCRGQVLPQSGVLTYRMEVTEIGFSPRPYAKANIDILLNGKPVVDFQNLGVMIKEEDECVRYPTLTTNAITSTAPAASLNKRQPASKNAPLMAQIPDLTKAPNKGVIPISHVEAPITPDYPNRVPDTVPFTPYHMFEFATGNIENCFGPEFSIYRGMIPPRTPCGDLQVTTRVIEVNGKRGEFKKPSSCIAEYEVPQDAWYFDKNNHEAVMPYSILMEISLQPNGFISGYMGTTLGFPGLELFFRNLDGAGELLREVDLRGKTIRNDSRLLSTVMAGTNIIQSFSFELSTDGEPFYRGTAVFGYFKGDALKDQLGLDNGKVTQPWHVAKGIAADTTVNLLDKSSRHFNAPASQPHYRLAGGQLNFIDKVEIVDNGGTEGLGYLYAERTIDPSDWFFQFHFHQDPVMPGSLGVEAIIETMQTYAISKDLGAGFKNPKFGQILSNIKWKYRGQINPLNKQMSMDVSITSVKDVDGKKVITGNASLSKDGLRIYEVFDIAICIEEA